In a single window of the Terrirubrum flagellatum genome:
- a CDS encoding prepilin peptidase, translating into MTDWTLLILFPALLAYAAVSDMLTMTISNRVSLLLIAGFFPIAALIGLPWQMIGFHTLAALLVLIVTFGMFTAGWMGGGDAKLASATALWLGFSGLLDYVLVTAMAGGVLTLFLLKARNYPLPAIVAGWGWSRRLHSAKSGIPYGIALAFSGLIVYPQTDIWRLALGG; encoded by the coding sequence ATGACGGACTGGACGCTTCTCATCCTCTTCCCCGCGTTGCTGGCTTACGCCGCCGTGAGCGACATGCTCACGATGACGATTTCCAATCGCGTCTCTCTCCTGCTGATCGCAGGCTTCTTTCCGATCGCCGCTCTGATCGGGTTGCCTTGGCAGATGATCGGCTTCCATACGCTCGCCGCCCTTTTGGTTCTGATCGTCACGTTCGGGATGTTTACGGCCGGCTGGATGGGCGGCGGCGACGCCAAGCTTGCGTCCGCGACCGCGTTGTGGCTCGGCTTCAGCGGGCTTCTCGACTATGTTCTCGTGACCGCGATGGCTGGCGGCGTGCTGACCTTGTTTCTTCTAAAGGCGCGAAACTATCCTCTTCCGGCGATTGTCGCCGGGTGGGGCTGGTCCCGCCGCCTTCACAGCGCGAAGTCAGGCATCCCCTACGGCATCGCTCTCGCGTTCAGCGGTCTCATCGTTTATCCGCAGACGGATATCTGGCGCCTCGCGCTCGGCGGTTAA
- a CDS encoding Flp family type IVb pilin → MPQRRFARHIRRFRRDERGATVIEYGILATVICLAIVGAVTALGGQVAAMYTAVANAFPK, encoded by the coding sequence ATGCCTCAGCGGAGATTTGCGCGACATATCCGCCGGTTCCGGCGTGATGAGCGCGGCGCGACCGTGATTGAATATGGCATCCTCGCGACCGTGATATGTCTTGCGATCGTGGGGGCGGTGACAGCGCTGGGCGGGCAAGTGGCGGCGATGTACACCGCTGTGGCCAACGCTTTCCCGAAGTGA
- a CDS encoding Flp family type IVb pilin, with protein MSKIFARFAKDESGATAIEYGLLAALIALAIITGATALGSEIGALFQRVATKLAGMG; from the coding sequence ATGTCGAAGATTTTTGCGCGTTTCGCCAAGGACGAGTCCGGCGCCACCGCGATCGAATACGGTCTGCTCGCCGCTCTGATCGCGCTTGCCATCATCACCGGCGCCACGGCGCTGGGTTCGGAGATTGGCGCTCTCTTCCAGCGCGTCGCGACCAAGCTTGCGGGCATGGGCTGA
- a CDS encoding pilus assembly protein N-terminal domain-containing protein: protein MPHSGRAIGIILAATLFAAGAAQAADEVVSVVLNQARILRLPEKARTIVIGNPMIADVTMQKHGNLVLTGKGYGSTNLIALDDKGAIVAESRIRVEAAQDSTLVVLRGMERESYSCSPQCQPTSTLGDSNKFFEEAGNQIDKRNNWASPK, encoded by the coding sequence ATGCCGCACTCCGGCCGCGCCATCGGAATTATCCTGGCGGCGACGCTGTTCGCCGCGGGCGCCGCCCAAGCCGCAGACGAGGTCGTGTCGGTCGTGCTCAATCAGGCGCGCATCCTGCGGCTGCCCGAAAAGGCGCGAACCATCGTCATCGGCAATCCCATGATCGCTGACGTGACGATGCAGAAGCACGGCAACCTCGTGCTGACGGGGAAAGGGTACGGTTCGACTAATCTCATCGCTCTTGATGACAAAGGCGCCATCGTCGCCGAATCCCGCATCAGGGTAGAGGCGGCGCAGGACTCGACCCTGGTCGTCCTGCGCGGCATGGAGCGGGAATCCTATTCCTGCTCGCCGCAGTGCCAGCCGACATCCACGCTCGGCGACAGCAACAAATTCTTTGAAGAAGCCGGCAACCAGATCGACAAGCGCAACAATTGGGCGTCGCCCAAGTGA